In the Bombiscardovia apis genome, CGCGACTGCTGATAGGAGAAGCAGATGACAAAGCGTTCAAAAAAGTATCGTCAAGCGCTGGAGAAGATTGATCGCTCCAACCTGTACACGCCGGAAGAGGCCATTGCCCTCCTGAAGACCATGCCCAAGTATGGCTTCGACGAGAGCATTGAGGCTGTCTACCGCCTGAGCGTGGACCCTCGCAAGGCTGACCAGCTCATTCGTGGCACGGTCAACCTGCCCAACGGTACTGGTAAGACCTCCCGCGTGCTGGTCTTCGCCCGTGGCCCCCAGGCTACCGCAGCTCTTGAAGCTGGCGCCGACGAGGTTGGCGATGACGAGCTCGTAACCAAGGTTGCCGGCGGCTACCTGGACTTCGATGCCGTGGTGGCAACGCCCGACA is a window encoding:
- the rplA gene encoding 50S ribosomal protein L1, translating into MTKRSKKYRQALEKIDRSNLYTPEEAIALLKTMPKYGFDESIEAVYRLSVDPRKADQLIRGTVNLPNGTGKTSRVLVFARGPQATAALEAGADEVGDDELVTKVAGGYLDFDAVVATPDMMGKVGRLGRVLGPRGLMPNPKTGTVTMDVAKAVKEIKGGRIEFRVDKNGNMSFLIGKVSFDEKALAENFHAVSEEIKRLKPNTVKGRYITKATVASTMSPGVPLDLAML